AGACGATCAGGCTTGGACTCTTGGCTTAATACCTTCAAGTTGTATGCTATGAAAAAGTCCACAGCCTCGAAAGCAGTCTCATCACTTGCGGTACCCTTCTCGCCGTTAACAAGGACCGTTCTTCCCTCGCCGCGCTGATCGAAGTAAAAGACATCAAATCCGGCCTTGGTAAGCTGCTCCATTGTATAATAATATACCATATGGACATCTCTGTAGCCGTGAATAACGAGGATTCGGCCACGGTATCGCTCGCCTGTAAGTGTAGTCTTCCATGTGTAAGTGTAGTAGTTACAATCTTTGTAGGGGATGACCTTTTCGATCGGTCTGATTCCTTTAGGGATGTAAGGGGCTGATTCGTCGAGCATGTTTGAAttatttgaaagatgaaaaggtAGCAATCAAGGGAAAGAGATGGTGTGTGTTGTTGAATTACTGTACATAAATATTTTTACACTTCGTTGATGCGCATATAATATTTTTTATGTCaccatttttttttaggtCCTAGTGTATATATAATTTGTAGTGCTCAAATGTCACGAGACGTCACCTAGGTGTTCTTAAACAAAAATCTGAGTCTCATTAATATGGAAATAAATCTTCTTGACACTGGGTGATACATGTGTTTATTAACTGAATTCTTTCATCGTAGAACCTCTTCACTAATACAAAtggattcaaaagaaaTGGGTTTCATTAGGTATTCTTTAGGTAGCGCATCACGATTcaaaagaaatgaaaatacCATTTCTTTTGAATCCTATGgaatcatttttttttaagtTTCCTATTTAGTAGTTCGGCCTTTGACAAATCAAACGAATTTATTCGAGTGACAAGAAATTACTAAATTTGTGTTTAAATAGGGATCAAGTCCATTATGGAATCGGTAATCACAAAAAAGAGTGCCAATCAATTTTATATTACTCTTCAAATGCATCTATTACAAAAGGGGTGATTGAGATATGCTCACTATACTATTTCGTATCTGAATCAGACATCATTTTATGCCATAGCCTGCATATTAATATATGCAGCACATTAAAAGTACAAATAAAGATATTTTCAAGCATCGTTCATAAGCATATTTTCTGAAGCATCTTTTACATTATTTATTGGCATATTATTTATCTAAGAATCCCAAAAACTTTCAGGAGTTTGGAAATTATGATCTATTATATTGAAAACAAAATCACTATGATCACTTTTCAGGTCATAAGACACCGATATCCATAATTTTAACCTCCATATTAGATCCTTAACAAAACAACGAAGTTGGTAATCTCATATTTTAAATAAATAGAAACTGGACTTGGAACTCACAAGTTTGTCGCTGtccaaaaaaatttacATATCGCTTAGTAGTAATCAAAAAATCTCCTATAAAAGGTATCTCAAGTTCTAATCAAATAAGTGCAGACAAAATATTCTTTCATCTATAGTCCGGAATAATGAACAGTGTTTTTAACATCAAAGTCTGCGCTCAAACGGACGTCTGCACTGCTGCTGCCAGCTAGAAGTTTATATTTGCCAGCCTCCAAGCACCAACTGTTttcaaactcatcaaagaaagaacaagCTTCTTTAAGAGTCAAGTGGAATCTTACAGTCTTGGCTTCACCAGGTCTCAATTCAACCTTCTCAAACTGCTTTAGTTCCTTGACAGGTCTAGTGATTGATGGATCCAAAGATGCAACATAAATTTGGACAATCTCTTTGGCAGTGTATTTGTCACCTACATTCCTGACAGTCAGAGAGACTTTCAAAGATTCCTCATCAGCTGAGACCTTCAAATTGGTATATTCAAAACTGGTGTAAGAAAGTCCATATCCAAATGGGAATGCGACAGCTCGATGTAACTTCTCGTAGTACCGGTACCCAACAAAGATATCCTCGCCATACAAAACACGGCCATTTTCTGTATGAAAGTTCAAAAATGCTGGGTTATCTTCGTTTTTGTAAGGCCAACTCAAAGCTAACTTGCCACTTGGAACGATATCCCCAAATAAAACATCTGCGATAGCATCACCCATTTCATTACCTCCGTACCAGGCATGAACCAACGTGTCACAATCTTCTAACCAAGGCATTTCAACTGGGGTTCCTGATTGGTTGACCACAACAGTGTTCGAATTGGCCCTCAACACAGCAGAAACAAGCTCGTCTGTTCTGCCAGGAATACCCATGATTTCACGATCCATACCTTCAGTCTCCCACTGACCATTCAAACCAACACAAAGAATAACCCTATCGTGAGACTTTGCAGCATTCACAGCACGTTGAATCTggtcatcttcatcgaaCACCTTAATGACACCAACTTGCATACTTCCAGAACCCCAATGCATTGATAACTTGGAAGTAGCATCGGATCCCCACTCCCATTTAAGGTGATATTTCTGGCCTACCTTTAGATGGACAACAgcagtttcttctctacTTCCGACCTTGATTGAAGGGGCCACTTTCTGATTGGTCTTGTTGTCAATGAGTAGCTTTCCATCCATATACATAAGAGCTGTTCCAGAAGCTTGGCAACCAAACTTGTACTCCCCCGTCTCTGGTGGTATGTAATAACCTTCAAAGTCAATATAAAAGATACCCGTATTCTGATCTATGGCTGGATTTTCATAGTCAAACAAATTTGAGCAAGATGTATGAACAACTTTAATATCGAAAGGTTTTTCATTTGGTGATCTTTCTTCCGCTGGcttattgaagaaagaagctttgaCTCCTTTCTTGGATGGATCATGGTCATTTGTCATTGTCTCAAATAGGTTACAAAGAAATCTATGATTGTAGCAACCTGGTTCATAGGTGATCTTGTGACCAACTTTGTTTTCAATACCCTGAAGGATTGTAACAATATGGTATGAATCCATTGAAGCAGAACCTCCGCCTGAGCAAGAAAATGTAATGTTGGCATTTGGACCGATAACTACAATAGAGTCTTTTTTggaaagtggaagaacATCCTTCTGATTTTTAAGTAGGACAATTCCTTCTGCGGCAGCCTTCCTCAAAGTTTTAGAAGTAACAGGAGTATCATTCAATGTATCCTGAGTAAAGTTAAACTTTGTGGTACCTCTGCTTTCAACAGCAGACTTAATAAATTTCAAAACTCGGCGGCAACAGGCATTGATGTGAGTTATAGACAAGTTCTTCTCCTTGGATCCAAGCAAGTGCCTAACAATATCGCCTCTCCTGAATCTTGTAGGGCCAGGAAACTCGATATCTAAACCACATTTGATGGCATCAACAGTTGAATATGTTCCAAACCAATCACACATGACCATGCCGTCCCACTTCCATTCATCACGTAAGACACCCTGGATGAGTTTTGGACTCTCAGAACAGTGAACTCCGTTTATCTTATTGTAACTGGTCATAATACACTTAGGGTTGGCCAACTTGACAGCCCATCTAAAAGGCTCCAAGTAAATCTCCCTGAGGGCCCTCTCAGTAACGATACTGTCAGAACTCATTCTCTcgtcatccaaatcattaCAGACAAAGTGCTTAACAGTAGCGGCAACTCTTCCAGTCCTCTGAATTCCAGAAACTATCGATGCTGTGGAGATACCGGCTAAAAATGGATCCTCACTGAAACTCTCAAATCCACGAGCTCCAAGAGGACCTCTTTGAATATTGGTGGTAGGACCTAAAATTGCTTGGGCACCTTTGTGCTCAGCTTCAATGGACATCAAATGACCACATTCTTCTAGCAACTCTCGGTTAAATGTTGACGCCAAACACGTACCATTAGGGAAGCAGGCAGAAGGAGTGGCATCAAAAAAGACGGTTCCTCTGACACCATTTGGTCCGTCGCTGACTCTTAAGGATGGAATACCCAACCGCTCAATTGCTTCAGTATGGTAATAATCATCGGCATGAATTAGTTTAATTTTTTCATCAGTAGTCAACTGATTCATCAACTTGTCCACGTCGAAGTTTAATGCAGTCATTTTAGTATAGATTTTAGTTTTCTTTAATTGGTTTCCAGTGTGCTTTTTATTGCAAAAATATACTTTTATGTTTATTATAAGAAATCGAGGGAAAGAACCTTATATAACATCCTTGATGAGCACAGTAGGCTACAAATCTGGTGATCAGCATCGGGGACAAAGGGGGCTTTGCCTCTATCTATCCTTCGGAAGATGATTGTTAGCATCCATAATTTCGGAAAACAGGGGCCCCCATCATCACCAAAAAAGCATTTGTATCGACCCACAATAATGTTGTCTCATCTAAATAATTTAACAGAGAGGGGAATTGTATCGGAACCACAGGCTCATAAATTATGGTGAAAATAAACCCAGAAATAAATCCGAAATGCAGGTTCAGAATTCAATAGAATAGTGTCGTATATCTGTTGGAGCTGCCTATTTTTTAGCTTTCGGAACATTCCTTCCGAAAGTTCCGTAGCGTGACTCAGACTCATTTGGCCTGAACTAATAATAAAAAGCAAAGACGTGCATTTAATGGAAGCTTGGCAGAAATTAAAAATGTGGGGAAACTAGTTTGATTTGTTGGAatgcttctttcctttgCCAAAAGGGGATAGGGCCTCCGGGGTAAATGGCGAATTAATTAcagttgtttctttttgctTTCTCTAAATTTGAGGGGTGGAGAGTTGAAGGTAGCTAAAAACTCTCTCCAAGTTGTTATCTCTCTTAGAGCCGGTCATATTATTCAGTGCGGGGTATGTATAAACAATAGAGAATGCCGAATTGCCGCAAGTGGCTTTAGCGCACATGGTTCCGTTTGCAAATAACTTGGCTACATTAGTGGATAACAGCAATCAGAGCAAAGCCACCTACATTCTCGTTGTATGCTTTGAAGTTATGTCTTCGGTTGCAAAATGCTAATTTTGATTGGGGTAACGTGACAGAGGAGGATTCAGCCACTAAACTATGGAATATTTGGGAGAACACAAACAAATATGCTGCCCATATTTCTTTTAAGCCCAGTTATGGGTTTTCAATATAAAAGCAGTAATGTTTGAACTCTAATCCTGTAGATCAAATGAGTATGTCTTTTTTTGTATTGATTACTCAAACAATAAATGAGTTCTCCAAACTTAGTTGACGCCAGTGACTCTGAAAATAGCATCCACTCAACTGTGGATGAACAGCAGAGGGAAGACAACTCTCCATATGAAGACataacttcaaaaaatgaaaacCAGAATGAAGCTGCATTCAACATCAAGGAGGTCTTACCAGATTGGGGAGGAAGGAAATGGTATCAAGTGCGTCATATTCAAAAATTAAGTTTCATGATGTTCATTATTGCTTTGACTTCGACGAATAACGGTTATGATGGCAGTATGTTTAATGGTCTTTATGCCATGAATTCTTTTAACAATGCCATCGGTAACGTCAGTGGTGCAACTTTGGGAGCGCTAACTAATGGTATGGTGTTTGGCGCCTTTATCTCGTTTCCTTTTGCGCAATGGATGGTGGATAACcttggaagaaaaatgtCCTTGCACATTGCAAATATCATCATGGTTATTGGAGTGATTATTCAAAGCTTTTCAGGAGCTTGGATTAAAAGCATGCCAGCCAACTATACCGGCAGAGATGTTTATGGTATGTTGCTAGGCGCCAGAATCATCATTGGTGCAGGAAGCAATCTCGGtgctgttgctgctccTACTTTGATGAGTGAATTGTCATATCCAACTCATAGAGATACGTGTACTACATTTTACAATTGTTGCTGGTATTTAGGAGCTACAATTGCCTCATGGGTTTCGTATGGATGCAGAAACATCCACAATGATTGGAGTTGGAGAACAGTTACGGTTATTCAAGGCTTTTTCCCTTTGATTCAAAGTATATTGATTCCATTTATTGTGTCTGAGTCTCCAAGATATCTAATCTCAAAAGCAAAATTCCAGGAAGCAAAAATTGTGTTGAGACAGTATCATGCAGGAAATGAGGCGGAAGGTGAGGCATTGGTCGATTACGAAATGATGGAGATCCAGTTGGCAATTGATCAGGAAAGGGAAACTTCAAAGCAGTTTTCATATATAGATTTCATCAAAACTAAAGCAAACAAGAAGAGGTTATGGCTTGTTGTTTGGGTAGCTGTTTTCATGCAATTGAGTGGCAACGGTCTTGTGTCCTATTATTTGGCTAAAGTTTTGGACTCTATTGGAATAACATCAGAAAGTGAGCAGTTGGTTGTGAATGGTGGCTTGATGATCTATAATTTGGGAATCTCTGTCATTATGACATTCTTTATCATTCCTCGTTTAAAAAGAAGGCATGCATTCAATATCTGTTTGTTTGGAATGCTTTTGTGTTATATTATTTGGACAGTCCTTTCGGCAATTAACCAGCAGAGAAACTTCGAAGACAAACCCTTGGCCCAAGGAGTCCTTGCGATGattttcctcttttatGCTTTCTACAATCTTGGCTTGAATGGACTTCCTGCTACTTATGTTACAGAGGTGCTACCATTCTCTTTAAGAGCCGGTGGTGTCAATCTTTATCAGATTGTTCAACAAGTTGTGAGTGTTTACAATGGTTTTGTCAATTCAATTGCCATGGATGCTATTGAATGGAAATACTACATTGTGTACTGCTGTTGGTTGGCAGTAGAATGTGCCGTTTGTTATTTCACCTTCATTGAAACCAGTGGTAgaactttggaagaggttGCTGAAACTCTTGGTGACGGATCTGTCGGAATGAGAGAAACTAGTGGTATTGCTGCTTTAGAAGCAGCTCGCAATGATGGCAAGAAGAGCACAACCGAGCATGTTGAAAATACAGAAAAATAAGGTGGctatttcctcttttcGTTATGTAATGAACAACTACATTATTTCTTTGCTTGTTGATGTTTAAACGAATTGAAAAGCTTTGCTTTGTAttgatgattttattttaAGAGCTTGTGCATTGTAAACCTGCAGATACAAACTTCAAGAGCTCTCGGTAGCATTTTTCATGGGGacctcttcaacatttGTAGGTACTTATAGACGGGTCTACTATATGAGAGAAATTACAGTTTATATTTCGAACAATCAAATCTATAAATGAAGGAAGGTTCCTATAATAATTTTGCATACTCGCCCGATTGCACGTGCAACCAAGTACGCTTATATGCTGGGTCTTTGAGGACGAGATCCCgatggtggtggtggacgAGGTCTCTTTCGTTGCAAAGACAACGAGATTGACCCAGGGGGTGGTggtaaagaagaatgcaTTCCCGGCGGAGGAGCCAAGTGGTGTCTCTTAGGCGGAGGAGAATTGTATTCCCCTGGTTTCTGAGGTGGAACACGGGGAAGATGGTTATCTGGAGGAGGACTATGAGAAACACGTGACTGGTATGGATGTGAAAACTGTCCTTCATTATTGACCCTTTCATACGGTCTTTTATAAGCAGGATCAAAGGGTTGCCTGTAAGATTGTTGGTAGGGCCGTTGATAATGCTGCTGGTAGGGCTGTTCATATGGCCGTTGGTATGATCGTTGTAATGATTCTTGAGACTCCTGAGACGGCGGTTGATACGACTGCTGATACGACTTATTGTAAGGCTTGGAAAAACCATAACCATGATTTGAAGGCCGTTCATTAGCATTCTGAGAATTCCAGTCTCTATCGGAATGTCTATCGGAATCACGTGACTGAAAGTCATTATACGTTGAATCAGGTAATCCGTTTTCGGCTCTTCTTGGGGCATTTGATGGTTCATGCGATGCTTCCAGTGGGAGAGGACCAGCAGATGGCTGCTCAGGGGCATCCTCAATCTCCCTCATCATACTCTCAAACTCTCTATCCATATTTCCTCCAGCGGCAGACATCTTGCAGTCTTTGGCCAAATGGCCTACATTACCGCATTTTTCACAGACAACACTGTTGATGTAATCAATACTGTTTTTATGAGGACAATCAAAACGGGAATGGCCTCTTTCCCCACAAAGACCGCATAAATGCTCCGATTCATCACGTAATGTACCGTTTAGGACGGCTAACTCTTTCATTTGATTCCTTTTCAGATCGTTCTGACCTGGTCCGCTGAAAACAGCTTTATCTATAACATCCTGACACATTTTGAGTGCCTTTTGAACCTGCTGCTGGGATTCACCGGTGATAAGACAGTGCAAAGGTTCGTCCAATCGCATCTTAGCAGCGGTAGATTCACTAATACGTCCCATTTTGACCGATCCTTTACCCCTAATTCCAATATGAGCGCCGCTTTCCTTCGTTATGTATCTTAAAGTGTTTCCTCGAGGACCAATAAGAAGTCCTACAAAGTTAATGTCTGGATATTTGTCAGTTGGCACTATCAGCTTTTCGGTaatcttgaaatttttcttGAACCAATCAGGAGGCTCGTATCCAGGGATAGTGTTAGACGCATAGTACATAAGTGCATCTCGTTCTTGTTTGCATTTGGTGAAAAACCTGTCTTCTGGCGTGTTAGTTCGCTTTCCTGTATTGTCATAGACAGGTGGAGGAGACGGAGATCTGCTttctggtgtagggatgtATGCATCATGACCATACGAAGCTATTTCTCTGATTCTTGAAAGTGTAACAACGGCATCTATCTGCTCTGGTGTTAGAGTATTTAAAAGCATGATGAATCACTTTAATCTGAATGAGTTGAGTGATCAAATCCGAGaaaagtaaagaaagagtacTGAGAACCGTGTCGATTAGGAAAGCAACAGTGGTGAAAACTTGGCTGATATGGAATCACAATTTCTGATAGATCAAATGCTTAGTAAAATTTCTGCCGTCCTAGATTCATTCGATACCGTGgaaacaagaaaagaagaggaggaatAAGTAGAAGAGGTGGAATGAGTAGAAGAGGTCGAATAGGTagaagaagctttgagTAACAAGGAAGAGAACTTTTAGTATAA
The sequence above is a segment of the Brettanomyces nanus chromosome 4, complete sequence genome. Coding sequences within it:
- a CDS encoding uncharacterized protein (EggNog:ENOG41), giving the protein MSSPNLVDASDSENSIHSTVDEQQREDNSPYEDITSKNENQNEAAFNIKEVLPDWGGRKWYQVRHIQKLSFMMFIIALTSTNNGYDGSMFNGLYAMNSFNNAIGNVSGATLGALTNGMVFGAFISFPFAQWMVDNLGRKMSLHIANIIMVIGVIIQSFSGAWIKSMPANYTGRDVYGMLLGARIIIGAGSNLGAVAAPTLMSELSYPTHRDTCTTFYNCCWYLGATIASWVSYGCRNIHNDWSWRTVTVIQGFFPLIQSILIPFIVSESPRYLISKAKFQEAKIVLRQYHAGNEAEGEALVDYEMMEIQLAIDQERETSKQFSYIDFIKTKANKKRLWLVVWVAVFMQLSGNGLVSYYLAKVLDSIGITSESEQLVVNGGLMIYNLGISVIMTFFIIPRLKRRHAFNICLFGMLLCYIIWTVLSAINQQRNFEDKPLAQGVLAMIFLFYAFYNLGLNGLPATYVTEVLPFSLRAGGVNLYQIVQQVVSVYNGFVNSIAMDAIEWKYYIVYCCWLAVECAVCYFTFIETSGRTLEEVAETLGDGSVGMRETSGIAALEAARNDGKKSTTEHVENTEK
- a CDS encoding uncharacterized protein (BUSCO:EOG09343I6Y); the protein is MLLNTLTPEQIDAVVTLSRIREIASYGHDAYIPTPESRSPSPPPVYDNTGKRTNTPEDRFFTKCKQERDALMYYASNTIPGYEPPDWFKKNFKITEKLIVPTDKYPDINFVGLLIGPRGNTLRYITKESGAHIGIRGKGSVKMGRISESTAAKMRLDEPLHCLITGESQQQVQKALKMCQDVIDKAVFSGPGQNDLKRNQMKELAVLNGTLRDESEHLCGLCGERGHSRFDCPHKNSIDYINSVVCEKCGNVGHLAKDCKMSAAGGNMDREFESMMREIEDAPEQPSAGPLPLEASHEPSNAPRRAENGLPDSTYNDFQSRDSDRHSDRDWNSQNANERPSNHGYGFSKPYNKSYQQSYQPPSQESQESLQRSYQRPYEQPYQQHYQRPYQQSYRQPFDPAYKRPYERVNNEGQFSHPYQSRVSHSPPPDNHLPRVPPQKPGEYNSPPPKRHHLAPPPGMHSSLPPPPGSISLSLQRKRPRPPPPSGSRPQRPSI
- a CDS encoding uncharacterized protein (CAZy:GH3), with protein sequence MTALNFDVDKLMNQLTTDEKIKLIHADDYYHTEAIERLGIPSLRVSDGPNGVRGTVFFDATPSACFPNGTCLASTFNRELLEECGHLMSIEAEHKGAQAILGPTTNIQRGPLGARGFESFSEDPFLAGISTASIVSGIQRTGRVAATVKHFVCNDLDDERMSSDSIVTERALREIYLEPFRWAVKLANPKCIMTSYNKINGVHCSESPKLIQGVLRDEWKWDGMVMCDWFGTYSTVDAIKCGLDIEFPGPTRFRRGDIVRHLLGSKEKNLSITHINACCRRVLKFIKSAVESRGTTKFNFTQDTLNDTPVTSKTLRKAAAEGIVLLKNQKDVLPLSKKDSIVVIGPNANITFSCSGGGSASMDSYHIVTILQGIENKVGHKITYEPGCYNHRFLCNLFETMTNDHDPSKKGVKASFFNKPAEERSPNEKPFDIKVVHTSCSNLFDYENPAIDQNTGIFYIDFEGYYIPPETGEYKFGCQASGTALMYMDGKLLIDNKTNQKVAPSIKVGSREETAVVHLKVGQKYHLKWEWGSDATSKLSMHWGSGSMQVGVIKVFDEDDQIQRAVNAAKSHDRVILCVGLNGQWETEGMDREIMGIPGRTDELVSAVLRANSNTVVVNQSGTPVEMPWLEDCDTLVHAWYGGNEMGDAIADVLFGDIVPSGKLALSWPYKNEDNPAFLNFHTENGRVLYGEDIFVGYRYYEKLHRAVAFPFGYGLSYTSFEYTNLKVSADEESLKVSLTVRNVGDKYTAKEIVQIYVASLDPSITRPVKELKQFEKVELRPGEAKTVRFHLTLKEACSFFDEFENSWCLEAGKYKLLAGSSSADVRLSADFDVKNTVHYSGL